The following proteins come from a genomic window of Mycobacterium sp. DL:
- a CDS encoding enoyl-CoA hydratase/isomerase family protein: MDDFDTILLDLDHHTRVATITLNRPESLNSFNRTMCHEMKHIWHIVKGDEAINAVVLRAAGDRAFSAGLDVKSPYGQPGIVWNHEDPGELLSPKWQKMWKPVVCAVQGMCTAGALYFVNESDVVICSQNATFFDSHVSAGLVSALEPIGLMRRVGLGDTLRMALMGNDERVCAETALRIGLVTEVVAEETLWARAHEIAATIAAKPPTATQGTVKAIWESLDKPYRAAMDQGLIYTRLGNPIATAELAALDIQKTPPRIR, from the coding sequence ATGGACGACTTCGACACCATCCTTCTCGATCTCGACCACCACACCCGTGTCGCGACGATCACGCTGAACCGGCCGGAGTCCCTGAACTCCTTCAACCGCACGATGTGTCACGAGATGAAGCACATCTGGCACATCGTCAAAGGCGACGAGGCCATCAACGCGGTGGTGCTCCGCGCGGCCGGCGACCGGGCGTTCAGCGCCGGTCTGGACGTCAAATCGCCCTATGGGCAACCCGGCATCGTCTGGAACCACGAAGATCCGGGCGAGCTGCTCAGCCCCAAGTGGCAGAAGATGTGGAAACCGGTGGTCTGCGCCGTGCAGGGCATGTGCACCGCGGGTGCCCTGTATTTTGTCAACGAGTCCGACGTGGTGATCTGCTCCCAGAACGCCACGTTCTTCGACTCTCATGTCAGTGCAGGGCTGGTGTCAGCGCTGGAGCCGATCGGACTGATGCGCCGTGTCGGACTCGGTGACACGCTGCGGATGGCGCTGATGGGAAACGACGAGCGAGTGTGCGCCGAGACCGCGCTGCGAATCGGGCTGGTCACCGAAGTCGTTGCCGAAGAAACCCTTTGGGCCCGCGCACACGAGATCGCCGCCACCATCGCCGCCAAACCGCCCACCGCCACGCAGGGCACCGTCAAGGCGATCTGGGAATCGCTGGACAAACCGTACCGGGCGGCGATGGACCAGGGCCTCATCTACACCCGGTTGGGCAACCCGATCGCCACGGCGGAGTTGGCGGCACTCGACATCCAGAAGACACCACCGCGGATTCGCTGA
- a CDS encoding enoyl-CoA hydratase-related protein: MSSHSGRFDTIGYEVDGHKATITLNRPEALNALSPHMVTELRAAYDEAEGDDDIWLMIVTGTGRAFCTGADVKEIPEDGRVVYERPYLSTYDQWEAPQEGTPPFRRMAKPVLAAINGICCGAGLDWVTTGDIVIASDKATFFDPHVSIGLVAAREMVRLARALPRSVALRMALMGKHERMSAERAYELGMITEVVEHDRLLERAHEIADIVNSNAPLAVRGTRLAIHKTLDLPLLEGEILAETFRERVVRTEDAQEGPLAFVEKRTPNWQCR; the protein is encoded by the coding sequence GTGAGCTCTCACTCAGGACGATTCGACACCATCGGCTACGAGGTGGACGGTCACAAAGCCACCATCACGCTGAACCGCCCCGAGGCACTCAATGCGCTGTCACCGCACATGGTGACCGAGCTGCGCGCGGCGTACGACGAAGCCGAGGGCGACGACGACATCTGGCTGATGATCGTCACCGGTACCGGGCGGGCGTTCTGCACCGGCGCAGACGTCAAGGAGATCCCCGAAGACGGAAGGGTCGTCTACGAGCGCCCCTACCTGTCGACCTACGACCAGTGGGAAGCGCCCCAGGAGGGCACACCTCCGTTCCGCCGGATGGCCAAACCGGTCCTCGCCGCGATCAACGGTATCTGTTGTGGCGCAGGGCTGGACTGGGTCACCACGGGCGACATCGTGATCGCCTCGGACAAAGCCACCTTCTTCGATCCGCATGTCAGCATCGGTCTGGTCGCCGCGCGCGAGATGGTGCGCCTGGCGCGCGCCCTGCCGCGGTCGGTGGCTCTGCGGATGGCGCTGATGGGTAAGCACGAGCGGATGAGCGCCGAGCGCGCCTACGAACTCGGCATGATCACCGAGGTCGTCGAACACGACAGGCTCCTGGAGCGGGCCCACGAGATCGCCGACATCGTGAATTCCAATGCCCCGCTGGCGGTGCGGGGAACGCGGCTGGCGATCCACAAGACGCTCGACCTGCCGCTCCTGGAAGGCGAGATCCTCGCCGAGACGTTTCGGGAACGCGTGGTCCGCACCGAGGATGCGCAGGAGGGACCGCTGGCATTCGTGGAGAAGCGCACCCCCAACTGGCAGTGTCGTTGA
- a CDS encoding AMP-binding protein has translation MPHPLSQRITDVLNLNPAAAAIEFEGSWVTWAQVGRLAHCITALVGTAKVGIMLRNQPAHVAALLGVLAGGGTVVVINPARGDARTRADLDALQLPMIIGLAADLAALAPSTSATTVAISDLATAPVVTQGAEIGESHRPGVAVWMLTSGTTGPPKRVDLTYDMLARSVIGREPADSPAPTALRRGVAIVNSPLVHVGGVFRILLCIAEARPFVLLPKFDLQRWADAVREHRPRAVSLVPAALRMVLHSDLTRDDLAGVRVVTSGTAPLSADDADAFTEKFGVPVLTSYAATEFGGGVAGWTLPDHQKYWRDKRGSVGRANPGAKLRVVDDDGIPLGPDTVGLLEVKPAQFDSAQDWVRTTDIARLDADGFLWILGRADQAIIRGGFKVLPDDVRSALESHPAVQGAAVIGQPDPRLGETPVALVELRADTSVGDEDIAEYLRTRLARYEIPSTIIVVDAIPRTPSGKPDLAAVRSYFTRT, from the coding sequence ATGCCCCATCCGCTCTCCCAACGCATCACCGACGTCCTGAACCTGAACCCAGCCGCCGCGGCCATCGAGTTCGAGGGGTCCTGGGTCACCTGGGCGCAGGTCGGCAGGCTGGCGCATTGCATCACTGCGCTGGTCGGGACCGCCAAGGTCGGGATCATGCTCCGCAATCAACCCGCCCACGTCGCGGCACTGCTCGGCGTGCTGGCCGGCGGCGGCACCGTCGTGGTCATCAACCCCGCTCGCGGCGACGCGCGCACCAGAGCCGATCTGGACGCGCTGCAGTTACCGATGATCATCGGCCTGGCCGCGGACCTCGCCGCGCTCGCCCCGTCCACCTCGGCGACCACCGTGGCCATCAGCGATCTGGCGACCGCACCGGTGGTCACCCAGGGCGCCGAAATCGGAGAATCGCACCGTCCCGGTGTGGCGGTGTGGATGCTGACCAGCGGCACCACCGGCCCGCCCAAACGGGTCGATCTCACCTACGACATGCTGGCCCGCAGCGTCATCGGGCGCGAACCGGCCGACTCCCCGGCCCCGACCGCGCTGCGCCGAGGCGTCGCGATCGTCAACTCGCCTCTGGTGCATGTGGGCGGCGTGTTCCGCATACTGCTCTGTATCGCCGAAGCCCGCCCGTTTGTCCTGCTGCCGAAGTTCGACCTGCAGCGCTGGGCCGATGCCGTGCGCGAACACCGCCCGCGCGCGGTGTCACTGGTGCCCGCGGCGTTGCGGATGGTGCTGCATTCCGACCTCACCCGCGACGACCTGGCCGGTGTCCGTGTTGTCACCTCGGGCACCGCGCCGTTGTCGGCCGACGATGCGGACGCGTTCACCGAGAAGTTCGGCGTTCCGGTGCTGACCTCCTATGCAGCAACCGAATTCGGTGGCGGGGTGGCCGGGTGGACACTTCCCGACCATCAGAAGTACTGGCGGGACAAGCGCGGCAGTGTCGGCCGGGCGAACCCGGGCGCGAAGCTGCGGGTCGTCGACGACGACGGCATCCCGCTGGGACCGGACACCGTCGGCCTGCTGGAAGTGAAACCCGCACAATTCGATTCGGCCCAGGACTGGGTACGCACCACCGATATCGCGCGCCTCGACGCCGACGGGTTCCTGTGGATCCTCGGACGGGCCGACCAGGCGATCATCCGCGGTGGCTTCAAGGTGCTGCCCGATGACGTCCGCAGCGCACTGGAGAGCCATCCCGCGGTGCAGGGTGCAGCGGTGATCGGTCAACCCGATCCGCGTCTCGGAGAAACACCCGTCGCTCTGGTCGAACTGCGCGCCGATACCTCCGTCGGCGACGAGGACATTGCCGAATATCTGCGAACTCGATTGGCACGCTACGAGATCCCCAGCACCATCATCGTCGTCGACGCGATCCCACGGACCCCGTCGGGCAAACCCGATCTGGCGGCGGTCCGGTCGTACTTCACACGGACATGA
- a CDS encoding GntR family transcriptional regulator — translation MTTPDFAARPQLAEDVARIVRGRIFDGTYAAGTYVRLDQLAAGLGISVTPVREALFELKAEGLLEQQPRRGFVVRPVTVRDITDVSDVQAHIGGELAARAAAGISDSQLQELTRIQDDLEVAYATDDGERASRLNHDFHRAINVAADSPKLAQLMSQITRYAPESVFPTIDGWPDQSNAHHRRLLDALASRDESLARSAMSEHLAAGAAPLIEHLTRRGVIG, via the coding sequence GTGACCACCCCCGACTTCGCCGCAAGGCCCCAGCTCGCCGAGGACGTGGCGCGCATCGTCCGCGGTCGGATATTCGACGGAACCTACGCTGCCGGAACGTATGTGCGTCTCGACCAGCTGGCCGCCGGATTGGGGATCAGCGTGACCCCGGTCCGTGAAGCGCTGTTCGAGCTCAAGGCCGAGGGGCTGCTCGAGCAGCAGCCTCGTCGGGGTTTTGTGGTGCGGCCGGTCACCGTGCGCGACATCACCGACGTGTCGGATGTTCAGGCGCACATCGGGGGCGAACTCGCCGCCCGAGCGGCCGCCGGGATCAGTGATTCTCAACTGCAGGAGCTGACGAGGATCCAGGACGACCTCGAGGTCGCGTACGCCACCGACGACGGCGAGCGGGCCAGTCGCCTCAACCACGATTTCCACCGTGCCATCAACGTCGCCGCGGACTCGCCGAAACTCGCGCAGCTGATGTCGCAGATCACCCGTTATGCCCCCGAGTCGGTGTTTCCCACCATCGATGGCTGGCCGGACCAGTCCAACGCACATCATCGGCGCCTGCTGGACGCGTTGGCGAGCCGGGACGAGTCCCTTGCGCGCTCGGCGATGTCGGAGCACCTTGCCGCCGGGGCGGCCCCGTTGATCGAGCATCTGACCCGCCGGGGTGTGATCGGCTAA
- a CDS encoding CoA transferase encodes MGVLDGVRVLDFGRFIAAPWCSALLADMGADVVRIEKREGGEDRWVQSVTEGGEGGTYLQCNRNKRSLTLDTTTDDGKAITRKLVARSDIVVANMPAAGMRANGLDYETLRAVRQDIILASATAYGEGGPYSDRIGFDGAGQVMSGAVYRQGLPEQPIRTVVPYADFGTALTLTIGVMMALYHRDRTGEGQHVEGALLPTAMMLSNAFLIERDLLGTDKPRMGNQGTSVAPCDLYKTADGGWVLLQIAGRPMFMRWCRLVGRAEWVDDPRFADDDLRWENGDVLNDAMAQWCADKTKAEVLEMLEAAKLPAAPMNSTQDVLDDPHVAAMGYLQRVPFPGAPHDVPIIETPFRLSATPGVIRRRAPLLGEHTDEILGEIGYTTADITGLRDRQVV; translated from the coding sequence ATGGGCGTCCTCGACGGTGTGCGGGTGCTCGACTTCGGTCGCTTCATCGCCGCACCATGGTGTTCGGCGCTGCTGGCCGACATGGGTGCCGACGTCGTGCGGATCGAGAAGCGCGAGGGCGGTGAGGATCGCTGGGTGCAATCGGTCACCGAGGGTGGCGAAGGCGGGACCTATCTGCAGTGCAACCGCAACAAGCGCTCGCTGACCCTGGACACGACCACCGACGACGGCAAGGCGATCACCCGGAAGTTGGTGGCACGGTCGGACATCGTCGTCGCCAACATGCCGGCGGCGGGGATGCGTGCCAACGGACTGGACTACGAGACACTGCGTGCAGTCAGGCAGGACATCATCCTCGCCAGCGCGACCGCGTACGGCGAAGGTGGTCCCTACAGCGACCGGATAGGTTTCGACGGCGCCGGGCAGGTGATGTCGGGAGCGGTGTACCGGCAGGGACTGCCTGAGCAGCCGATCCGAACGGTGGTGCCCTACGCGGACTTCGGTACCGCGCTGACATTGACCATCGGGGTGATGATGGCCCTCTACCACCGTGACCGCACGGGGGAGGGCCAGCATGTCGAGGGGGCGCTGCTTCCCACCGCGATGATGCTGTCGAACGCGTTCCTGATCGAACGTGACCTGCTCGGCACGGACAAGCCGCGGATGGGCAACCAGGGAACGTCGGTGGCGCCATGTGACCTGTACAAGACCGCCGACGGTGGGTGGGTGCTGCTGCAGATCGCCGGCCGGCCGATGTTCATGCGCTGGTGCCGCCTCGTGGGGCGGGCCGAGTGGGTCGACGATCCGCGGTTCGCGGACGACGATCTGCGTTGGGAGAACGGGGACGTCCTCAACGACGCCATGGCGCAGTGGTGTGCCGACAAGACCAAAGCCGAAGTGCTCGAGATGCTCGAGGCGGCGAAGCTGCCTGCGGCACCGATGAACTCGACACAAGATGTGCTCGACGACCCGCACGTCGCGGCGATGGGTTATCTGCAGCGTGTCCCGTTTCCCGGCGCGCCGCATGACGTGCCGATCATCGAGACCCCGTTCCGGCTGTCGGCCACCCCCGGCGTGATCCGTCGGCGGGCACCGCTGCTCGGCGAGCACACCGATGAGATCCTCGGTGAGATCGGTTACACGACAGCGGACATCACAGGGTTGAGGGATCGCCAGGTGGTGTGA